The Thermococcus sibiricus MM 739 DNA window ATATGAGGGGGAGTATATTAAGCTTTTCTAACCAAATCCTAATAAATATCAAACTCGCTATCAATTCTGGTGAGCAATATGCTTAGATATCCCACAGTCGCTGGTAGTTTTTATCCTACTGGAGAAGAATTAAAAATGATGTTGAAAGAGTTTTTCAGGGACCTTGGAGAGCTTGGAGAGGAGAGAAAAATTACTGCTGGAGTTGCACCTCATGCGGGATACGTGTTCTCTGGATTTACTGCTTCGAGAACGTATAAAGCTATTTACGAGGATGGTTTACCAGAAACTTTTGTTGTGATAGGGCCCAATCATACTGGCCTGGGTTCACCAGTGGCTATTTATCCAGAAGGAAAGTGGATAACTCCAATGGGAGGAATTAAAGTTGATGAAGACCTCGCCAAAGCCATAGCAAGACATTCAGGAATAGCAGATTTAGACGAGCTTGCCCACAAATATGAACATTCCATAGAAGTGCAGATACCTTTTATTCAATACATCTCCCAAAAAGCTGAAGAAGAGGTAAGGATTGTCCCCATAACCCTTGGTCTCCAAGACGAAGAAGTGGCTGAGGATTTGGGAAAAGCAATTTTCGAAGCAAGTCAAGAGCTTGGAAGAGACATCGTTGTTATAGCAAGCACGGACATGATGCACTACGGCTACGCTTATGGCTATGTACCTTTTAGAGCAAGGGGAGATGATTTGCTTGGAAGAATAAAGGAGTGGGACTTCAGGATAATTCAGAAAATCCTTGAATTTGACCATAAAGGAATGTTTGATGAAATTAGGAAGATGAACCATACGATGTGCGGCCCTGGAGGAGTGGCTAC harbors:
- a CDS encoding MEMO1 family protein, with translation MLRYPTVAGSFYPTGEELKMMLKEFFRDLGELGEERKITAGVAPHAGYVFSGFTASRTYKAIYEDGLPETFVVIGPNHTGLGSPVAIYPEGKWITPMGGIKVDEDLAKAIARHSGIADLDELAHKYEHSIEVQIPFIQYISQKAEEEVRIVPITLGLQDEEVAEDLGKAIFEASQELGRDIVVIASTDMMHYGYAYGYVPFRARGDDLLGRIKEWDFRIIQKILEFDHKGMFDEIRKMNHTMCGPGGVATAIVFSRLAGAVETEVLHYTTSFEVSRSTDAIVGYVSIVMRKA